DNA from Chiloscyllium punctatum isolate Juve2018m chromosome 28, sChiPun1.3, whole genome shotgun sequence:
caccccctccctatctctatccccacctccagcccctacactccctccctatctctgtcaccccctccagtccctataccccctccctatctctgtcacctcctccagcccttacaccccctccctatctctgtcacctcctccagtccctataccccctccctatctctgtcacctcttctagtccctacacctcctccctatctctgtcacctactccagtccctacaccccctccctatctctgtcaccccctccagcccttcACCCCCTCCCAATCTAGTCACCCCATCCAGCCCTacaccccttcctatctctgtcaccccctccagcccctacaccccctccctatctctgccccctcctccagtccctacacccctccctatctctgtcacctctgccagcccctacaaccctctccctatctctgtcacccactccagccccttcaccccctccctatctagtcaccccctccagcccctacacctctccctatctctgtcaccccctccagcccctacaccccctccctatctctgtcccctcctccagtccctacaccccctccctatctctgtcaccccctccagcccctacaccccctcactatctctgtcaccccgccagatcctacaccccctccctatatctgtcaccccctccagcccctacaccccctccctatctctgtcaccccctccagcccttacaccccctccctatctctgtcacctcctccagtccctacaccccctccctatctctgtcacctactccagcccctacacacctccctatctctgtcacctcctccagtccctacaaccctctccctatctctgtcaccccctccagccccttcacccctccctatcaagtcaccccctccagcccctacacctctccctatctctgccccctcctccagtccctacatccctccctatttctgtaccccctccagcccctacaccccctccctatttctgtcacctcctccagatcctacaccccctccctatctctgacatcccctccagccccctacaccctctccctatctctgtcacctcctccagcccctgcaccccctccctatctctgtcacctcctccagtccctacacccccttcctatctctgtcaccccctccagccccctacaccctctccctatctctgtcacctcctccagcccctacaccccctccctatctctgtcaccccctccagcccctacaccccttccctatctctgtcaccccctccagcccctacaccccctccctatctctgtcaccccctccagccccctacaccccctccctatctctgtcaccccctccagccccctacacccccttcctatctctgtcacctcctccagcccctacactccctccctatctctgtcaccccctccagcccctacagcccctccctatctctgtcaccccctccagccccctacaccccctccctatctctgtcaccccctccagccccctacatcccctccctatctctgtcacccccctccagcccctacactccctccctatctctgtcacccccctccagcccctacactccctccctatctctgtcacctcctccagcccctacactccctccctatctctgtcacctcctccagcccctacactccctccctatctctgtcacccccctccagcccctacactccctccctatctctgtcacctcctccagcccctacgctccctccctatctctgtcacccccctccagcccctacactcccctcccaactctgtcaccccctacactcccctccctatctctgtcaccccctacactcccctccctatctctgtcaccccctacacgccctccctatctctgttgctcacccacgCCCCCCTCTGAGATTTCTGCTCTCTCTTCCAATTCTCGTCTCCTCCGCACAGTCTCCTCTGATTTCAATTTCTTGCCTGGAAGCCATTGCTGAAACGCTTAGCGATGTTTCCCTCTGGTTGTGAAAAGGTGATATATCCATGCCAGTCAGTAAACCAGGAATACTTCAATCGCTCTAAATCTCAGGAGGGTTCAAATTCGCCTGAACTCAATTAAAACGTCCGTTCCCAAATGAGTACAAGGTACATTTGTTGTGGGAACGACATTTTTTTTAAGTCAAGAAGGTAAATCATTTCAAGCAGTTACtgtgaacattcctgatgaagggctcttccccgtaacgtcgattctcctgctcctcggacaatGCCTCACccgccgtgcttttccagcacctcaccttttgcctctgaatctccagcatctgcagtcctcactttcgacaGGGGGTCGAAAGCAGCAGATTCCTTATCACCCTCTCGTCAGGACCGGTGGCAAGAATGCCAAATCTCACTGCGAACAACAATCTACAAGGTGCTCGAAGGGAGCAGTGCCAGTCGGTTGGGGGTGAGCGTTGCGATGGGCTCCGATTGACAGTATCCCACAAGCTCTGGTTTCTCTGAGGCTTGGTGATGGCTGGACGTATCCCTCTTGCTTGCAGAGGACCCAGTAGATATTCTCGTTATTGCTCCAAGTTCTGTGCAATCGAGTGTTTGTGATGAACGGCCCCCCCTGGCAGGGGGAGAGACACTCCTGCTCCACCCCCATCTTGGAGATATCTCCCGCCTGGCGTTTTCCAGAGGTTACCCTGGGGCACTGGAGGCAATCCGGTCGTTGCGATCGCCCTCAGGTGACCGGCGTTTCTGCTCCGCCCAGAGATGCACCCTCGGCTCCCCCCGCCCACGCCTGTAGGGGGCAGACTCCCCCCCAGGAGTGTCCCAGGAGTGGCAGGGGTGAAGGTTGGGGAGGGCTCTCTTTGCTGGGCGAGAGACGTTGGTGCCAATGGAATCCCAAATTCCTACCTGCTCCAAGTCAactccacacacctccccccccaacccgTTCCTTtgctggaggaggggggggggggtgttgggcaTCTAAATATGGTATGAGCCCCCAACCCACGTCCAATTGCCTTTCACAACCCCCTCCCTTGACCCCATCCATttacccactgctgcctcatTGTGTTTCACAACGCCCCTTTACCCCGTTGCCCAATTGGATTTCAAAACTGCCCCCCCGTGCCCCCACCCCTTTACCCCCGGGTGCCCAATTGGATTTCAAAACTGCCCCCCGTGCCCCCACCCCTTTACCCAAGTGCCCAGTTGGATTTCACAACTGCCCCCCTGTGCCCCCACCCCTTTACCCCATTGCCCAATTGGATTTCAAAACTGCCCCCGTGCCCCCACCCCTTTACCCCGGTGCCCAATTGGATTTCACAACTGCCCCCCGTGCCCCCACCCCTTTACCCCGGTGCCCAATTGCATTTCATGACCCCACCCCTTGCCCTCCccttttcacccccccccccccacacccgccCCTATCAGATTTCCTGGGCAGCCACCGAGGTGTTGGAAGAGGGGGTGCAGTGCCCGCTGCTGCAGTTGGCTTGGCTGTCCATCTGGTGGAGGGGCAGGTCGGGCGCCCTGTGCCCGCCGAGGCGGGGGGAGGAGGAGCGGGGGCAGCCGAGCGGGTGGCGGCGCCGAGCGAGCCAGGCCAGGTCCGCCCTCAGCGTCCTGCGGAACTCCCTGCGCGCCAGGCAGTAGAGGATGGGGTTGAAGCAGCTGTTGGCGTTGGCCAAGCAGATGGCGAGCGGGTGCACGTAGGTGTGGGCGGCATGGTAGGCCGGGCCCCAGGGCACCGCCTCCAGCCGCACCAGCACCTCCCAGAGGGCGATGGCGTGGTTGGGGAGCCAGCAGAGGAAGAAGGCGGCCGCTATGGTGGGCATCAGGCGGGCTGGGCCCGGGCGGGCGACACCTGACTCCTGCCCCCTCAGCAGCCGCAGGAGCTGGGCGTAACTGGTGCCAATGGCCGCCAGCGGTGCCAGGAATGTCAGGGCAATCCTCTGCAGCTTGTAGACCTCCGACCAGTGCCAGCTCTCCGGGTAACGCTGGACGCAGAGCTGCTCGCCATTGACCAAGATGGTCTGGGCATAGATGGCGGCTGGGAGACTGGCGAAGCCCGCTCCCAGCCAGATGGCCGAGGTGAGCCAGCAGATGGCGCCCCGGCGGGGTCGGAGGTCGCGGCCGGCTGCAGCCCGGTAGCGCCCCACGCTCAGGGCGGTCAGGAAGAAGGCGCTGGCGTAGACGCTGAGCACGGTGACGGACAGCACCAGCTTGCACATGGCGTGGCCAAAGGGCCAAGTGTAGTCCAGCGCCAACTCGGCGGCCCAGAAGGGCAGCGCCAATGCCAACTGGATTCCGGCCAGCGCCAACTGGAAGACCAGGCGGTCCCCGGCCGCTCGGCCCCTCCAGCCCGTGCCCACTGCCAGCCTCAGCACCAGCAGGTTGCCCGTCAGCCCCAGGGCGCATACCAGCGAGTAGATCAGCGCCGCCGCTAACCTCAGGCCGTGGGGGGACTCAGGCACCAAGAGCACCTCGTCCAGGAAGCCCCCGGAAATGTTGGCCGGGTCCGCCCAGGGCCCCCAGCTGGCCtgcatccttcccctctccccaccggCTGCCTCCCCTCGCCGAatgtcccctctcttcccctccccctggGAGCCTCCAGACCCAACCAGCGTCCCGGGGCCAAccgggagggagcgagggagccGGGGAACGGGGCAGTGAGACTGGTGGAGCTCTGTGCTCCCAGCGGCAGCTTCCTCCTCCCGGCTCAGCTGCTTAAATCTCTCCcttttgctttctctctctgtttctatctctctctctctctctctctttatctctctccctttctctctgtctctatctctctctttttctctgtctcgctctctgcctgtctctttatctctctctttctctgtctgtctctcttttttccctctatgtctttatctctctctctatttctctcactctctctctgtctctgtttgtctgtctctctctttctctctgcctctctttatgtctctctttttctctgtctctctcactctctctctgtccccgtctgtctgtctttctctctctctctctctgcctctctctttatctctctctctctgtgcctttctctttatctctctctctttctctgtctctctcactctctctctgtctccgtctgtctgtccttctctctctctctcggcctctctctttatcttccactctctctctgatgcaCACTCACTTGCGGTCAACTCCCCTTCACAAGTGACTTTTGGAttcaccccctccccttcccaaTATTTCCTGGACTGTGTCCCGACCTCGCTTCCCAAGCCTCTGCCAAATTCCCATGGCTTTTCTGGTCGCGGAGGCTTTGATTTTGGACCAGAGCGAATAAGGCTTGAGGAGGGGAAGAGGTCGTTATCAACAGCCCTTGGCAagtgaaggggtgtgtgtgtgtgtgggtgtgtgtgggtgtgggtgtgtgtgtgcgtgtgtatgtgggtgtgtgtttgtgtgtgtgagggtgtgtgtatgagtgggtgtgggtgtgggtgtgtgtgtgtgtatgtgggtgtgggtgtgtgtgtgtgtgtgtgggtgtgggtgtgtgtgtgtgtgtgtgggtgtgggtgtgtgtgtgtgtgtatgtgggtgtgtgtttgtgtgtatgtgggtgtgtgtttgtgtgtgtgagggtgtgtgtatgtgtgggtgtgtgtgtgggtgtgtgtgtgtgtatgtgggtgtgtgtttgtgtgtgtgagggtgtgtgtatgtgtgggtgtgggtgtgtgtgtgtgtgtgtatgtgggtgtgtgtttgtgtctgtaagtgtgtgtaagtgtgtgtgggtatgtgggtgtgtgtgtgtaagtgtgtgtgagggtgtgtgcgtgtgtgtgtgtgtgtgtgcgcgtgtgtgagggtgtgtatgtgggtgtgtgtgtgtgtaagtgtgtgtgtgtgggtgtgtgtgtgtgtgagggtgtgtgtgtgcgtgtgtgtgtatgtgggtgtgtgtgtgggtgtgcgtgggtgtgtgtgtgagtgtgggtgtgtgtgtgtgtgggtatgtgtgagtgtgggtgtgtgagtgtgggtgtgtgtgtgtgggtgtgtgtgtaagtgtgtgggggtgtgtgtgggtgtgtgtgggtgtttgtgtgggtgtgtgcgtgggagtgtgtgagggtgtgtgtgtgtaactgtgtgtgtgagtgtgtgtgggtgtgtgtatgtgtgtgtgtgtgagtgtgtgtgagggtgtgtgtatgagtgtgtgtgggtgtgtgtgtaagtgtgtgtgggtgtgtgtgggtgtgtgtgtggttgtgtgtgtgggagtgtgtgagggtgtgtgcgtgtgtaagtgtgtgtgtgtgtgagtgtttgtgggtgtgtgtatgtgggtgtgtgtgtgaaagtgtgtgtgtgtgggtgtgtgtatgtgtgtgtgtgagtgtgtgtgtgtgtgtgagtgtgtgtgggtgtgtgagtaagtgtgtgtgggtgtgtgtatgtgtgtgtgggtgtgtgtgagtgtgtgtgggtgtgtgtgtgagtgtgtgtgactgtgtgtgtgactgtgtgtgggtgtgtgtgtgtgagtgtaggtgagtgtgtgtgggtgtgtgtgagtgtgagtgtgtgtgtggatctgtgtgagtgtttgtgggtatgtgtgtgtgtatgtgagtgtttgtgggtgtgtgtgagtgtgtgtgtatgtgtgagtgtgtatgtgtgtgtgagtgtgtgtgtgagtgtgtgtgtgtgtatgtgtgagtgtgtatgtgtgtctgtatgtgttagtgtgtatgtgagtgtgtgtgtgtctgtgtgtgtgtgagtgtgtgtgtgagtgtgtgagtgtgtgtatctgtatgtgtgtgtgtctgtatgtgtgtgtgagtgtgtgtgagtgtgagtgtgtgtgtgtctgtatgtgtgtgtctgtatgtgtgtgtgagtgtgtgtgtgtctgtatgtgtgtgtgagtgtgtgtgagtgtgagtgtgtgtgtatctgtatgtgtgtgtgtctgtatgtgtgtgtgagtgtgtgtgagtgtgagtgtgtgtgtgtctgtatgtgtgtgtctgtatgtgtgtatgagtgtgtgtgtgtctgtatgtgtgagtgtatgagtgtgtgtgtatgtgtgagtgtgtgtgtctgtatatgtgtgtgtctgtacgtgtgagtgtgtgtgtgtgtgagtgtgtgtgtgtgtgaatgcgtatgtgtgagtgtgtgtgtgtgcgagtgcgtgtatgtgtatgtgtgaatgtgtgtgtatgtgtgtatgtgtgtgtgtgtctgtacgtgtgtgtgtgtctgtatgtgtgtgtgtatgtgtgagtgtgtgagtatatgtgtgtgtttgtatgtgtgagtgtgtctgtctgtatgtgtgtgtgtgtgtctgtatgtgtgagtgtgtgtgtgtatctgtatgtgtgtgtgtgtctgtgtgtgtgtgtgtctgtatgtgttatgtgtgagtgtgtgtgtgtg
Protein-coding regions in this window:
- the LOC140453901 gene encoding relaxin-3 receptor 2-like, which translates into the protein MQASWGPWADPANISGGFLDEVLLVPESPHGLRLAAALIYSLVCALGLTGNLLVLRLAVGTGWRGRAAGDRLVFQLALAGIQLALALPFWAAELALDYTWPFGHAMCKLVLSVTVLSVYASAFFLTALSVGRYRAAAGRDLRPRRGAICWLTSAIWLGAGFASLPAAIYAQTILVNGEQLCVQRYPESWHWSEVYKLQRIALTFLAPLAAIGTSYAQLLRLLRGQESGVARPGPARLMPTIAAAFFLCWLPNHAIALWEVLVRLEAVPWGPAYHAAHTYVHPLAICLANANSCFNPILYCLARREFRRTLRADLAWLARRRHPLGCPRSSSPRLGGHRAPDLPLHQMDSQANCSSGHCTPSSNTSVAAQEI